A single window of Sphaerodactylus townsendi isolate TG3544 linkage group LG03, MPM_Stown_v2.3, whole genome shotgun sequence DNA harbors:
- the LOC125428010 gene encoding nascent polypeptide-associated complex subunit alpha, muscle-specific form-like gives MGQRPEGEETPKSGKTSGFACSQELWSFRDLQHCKSGVPSRRGLCVWQPSAPAQGRRDQGRPLACRDRSRGSPRAAAQIPKKRGARRALPPPPLRPAPSPPARTRQRRSRTRRTRRPLGESCAPPPTLAGGLRMRSEEAAAPAAPGQAGSPHAGTAPPPPRALPRQKGRLEPEPTMDTPHLDLLVSPEGCPSPLELKSAPSKKMWVKLRALVTVSRRIIYLKVFQKQ, from the exons ATGGGGCAGAGACCAGAAGGAGAGGAAACCCCAAAGTCagggaaaacatcagggtttGCCTGCTCCCAGGAACTGTGGAGCTTCCGAGATCTGCAGCACTGCAAGT CCGGGGTGCCCTCAAGAAgaggcctctgcgtttggcagccGTCTGCACCTGCTCAGGGGCGCCGTGATCAGGGCAGGCCCTTGGCTTGCAGGGACCGGTCGCGGGGCTCTCCGAGAGCCGCTGCCCAGATACCCAAGAAGCGCGGTGCTCGTCGtgctctgccgccgccgccgctccggccAGCCCCCTCGCCGCCCGCGCGCACCAGACAGCGCCGCAGCCGCACTCGCCGCACACGCCGGCCACTGGGCGAAAGTTGCGCGCCCCCCCCGACGCTGGCTGGCGGACTCCGGATGCGCTCCGAGGAAGCCGCGGCCCCAGCAGCGCCCGGCCAGGCAGGCTCGCCTCACGCTGGGACGGCGCCCCCGCCCCCGAGGGCTCTGCCCAGGCAGAAAGGGCGACTGGAGCCGG aaccaaccatgGACACGCCGCACCTGGACCTCCTGGTGTCCCCGGAGGgatgcccttcccccctggagCTGAAATCCGCCCCCAGTAAGAAGATGTGGGTCAAGCTCCGGGCACT